The following coding sequences are from one Halobacteriovorax sp. JY17 window:
- a CDS encoding C25 family cysteine peptidase, which translates to MYKSALILLAIFMTGVSSASSEIQKTILDDKKEIQLSWKLTASNLSIVDSNLETPFLFKDISLENWQQSKTVGAASLPFKSFLFEGDPQDFEVTLDAKDVSFIDELVPAPAQKKPCRCDIVPWKFSADYKDEYYNRENLLHIKKELIGVFKGKKITKVSVYPIAYNHTKGARFVSEGTVHIKSKKSTPHFFKMKANDKNYNIFAHSRFESTLSPLIKLRKEQGFNVNFFALENIGHDSIGIKEFIHSLYEKEAFSYALIIGHEEEFPTEYVRTQFDMSTPSDMLYYTMDGEGDVIPDVLYGRLSVETTQELERVIEKTIEFENRSWENSTGASEMIAIASDEGSAPDDVEYVRDMQSPLTEKFNWKSNEFFQANESGNADNIVAQFNQGSIWLNYIGHGTGFEWPSVYGREFNTRDIASISSGKVKPVVIDVACQNGRFSNEGRMGETFIRGGEANSGAVAYYGGSVDISWDPPAIMAIGINRAVSENNQRRLVDVVFEGQSYLLENLDDREAALENFVWYHLQGDPLLNLSNLK; encoded by the coding sequence ATGTATAAATCAGCTTTGATTCTTTTGGCCATTTTTATGACGGGAGTGAGCTCTGCTAGTTCTGAGATTCAAAAGACAATTCTAGACGATAAGAAAGAAATTCAACTCTCGTGGAAACTTACAGCTTCCAACTTAAGTATAGTTGATTCGAATCTTGAAACTCCTTTCTTATTTAAAGATATAAGCTTAGAGAATTGGCAGCAGTCAAAAACTGTTGGAGCAGCATCTCTTCCTTTTAAGTCCTTTCTCTTTGAAGGAGACCCTCAGGACTTTGAAGTTACTCTAGATGCCAAAGACGTTTCGTTCATAGATGAGCTTGTACCGGCTCCTGCTCAAAAGAAACCGTGTCGCTGTGATATCGTTCCTTGGAAGTTTTCTGCAGATTACAAAGATGAGTATTACAATAGAGAAAACCTTCTCCACATTAAGAAAGAGTTGATTGGTGTTTTTAAAGGAAAGAAAATTACCAAGGTAAGTGTCTATCCTATCGCCTATAACCACACTAAAGGCGCGCGCTTTGTAAGTGAGGGCACAGTTCATATAAAATCTAAAAAGAGTACTCCTCACTTTTTTAAGATGAAGGCGAATGATAAGAATTATAATATCTTTGCCCATAGCCGTTTTGAAAGTACTTTATCTCCTTTAATTAAACTTAGAAAAGAGCAAGGCTTTAATGTCAATTTCTTTGCACTAGAAAACATTGGACACGACTCAATTGGGATAAAGGAATTTATTCATTCTCTATATGAGAAAGAAGCTTTTTCCTACGCTCTTATCATAGGTCATGAAGAAGAATTTCCAACAGAGTATGTAAGAACTCAATTTGATATGAGTACTCCATCAGATATGTTGTATTACACAATGGATGGTGAGGGAGATGTTATTCCTGATGTTCTCTATGGAAGACTATCAGTTGAAACTACCCAAGAACTCGAAAGAGTAATCGAGAAAACAATTGAATTTGAAAATAGAAGTTGGGAGAATTCTACAGGGGCCAGTGAGATGATTGCTATCGCTTCCGATGAAGGAAGTGCTCCCGATGATGTTGAATATGTCCGTGATATGCAAAGCCCGCTGACTGAGAAATTTAATTGGAAGAGTAATGAATTCTTTCAGGCCAATGAAAGTGGTAATGCTGATAATATCGTGGCGCAATTTAATCAAGGAAGTATTTGGCTAAATTACATCGGTCATGGAACAGGTTTTGAATGGCCTTCTGTCTATGGACGAGAATTTAACACGCGAGATATTGCGAGTATTTCTTCTGGAAAAGTAAAACCAGTAGTTATTGATGTAGCCTGCCAGAATGGTCGCTTTAGTAATGAAGGACGAATGGGGGAAACTTTCATTCGTGGTGGAGAGGCGAACTCTGGAGCTGTTGCTTATTACGGCGGGAGTGTGGATATAAGTTGGGACCCTCCTGCTATTATGGCCATTGGGATAAATAGGGCGGTAAGTGAGAATAATCAGAGGCGCCTAGTTGACGTTGTTTTTGAAGGGCAGAGCTATCTACTTGAAAATCTTGATGATAGAGAGGCCGCACTGGAAAATTTTGTGTGGTATCACCTTCAGGGCGATCCGCTACTTAATCTCTCTAATCTAAAGTAA
- the phnC gene encoding phosphonate ABC transporter ATP-binding protein — MLNVKDLHKKYPNGTHALKGVSFDVTPGEFLVVIGLSGSGKSTLLRCINRLHEPSHGSISFEGNNVTHIKGQPLRTLRSNVGMIFQHFNLIPRKTVMTNVLSGSLSRTGIFNSLFGFFSEEDREKAKRFIKIVGLEGKENQRADNLSGGQQQRVAIARALMQNPKVLLADEPVASLDPATSHSVMQYLKKVNEELGVTVICNLHFLSLVRQYASRVIALKGGKLIYEGQPLDIDENWFKTIYGEEAVEVTID; from the coding sequence ATGCTTAATGTTAAAGATTTACACAAGAAATACCCAAATGGAACTCACGCTTTAAAAGGCGTATCGTTCGACGTAACTCCAGGTGAGTTCCTTGTTGTGATTGGACTTTCGGGTTCAGGAAAATCAACTCTCCTTAGATGTATTAATAGACTTCATGAGCCTAGCCATGGTTCTATTTCTTTTGAAGGTAATAATGTCACTCATATAAAGGGACAACCTCTAAGAACTCTTAGATCAAATGTTGGAATGATTTTTCAACATTTCAACTTAATTCCAAGAAAGACTGTTATGACAAATGTCCTTTCCGGGTCTCTATCTAGAACAGGAATATTTAATTCTCTTTTTGGTTTCTTCTCAGAAGAAGATAGAGAAAAAGCTAAGCGTTTTATCAAAATCGTAGGTTTAGAAGGTAAAGAAAATCAAAGGGCCGACAACCTCTCTGGTGGACAACAACAACGTGTTGCTATCGCTAGAGCATTGATGCAAAACCCAAAAGTTCTACTTGCTGATGAGCCAGTAGCTTCGCTTGACCCTGCAACTTCACACTCTGTTATGCAATACCTTAAAAAGGTAAATGAAGAACTAGGTGTAACAGTAATTTGTAACCTCCACTTCTTATCACTTGTAAGACAATATGCTTCAAGAGTAATTGCACTTAAAGGTGGAAAGTTAATATATGAAGGTCAGCCTTTAGATATTGATGAGAATTGGTTTAAAACAATCTACGGCGAAGAAGCTGTAGAAGTGACAATTGATTAG
- a CDS encoding efflux RND transporter permease subunit — protein MKRIVEYFVDNSFIVNTLSLGMIVIGLISLSSMQRDLIPQWKDKRISITAALPGATPYQVEQYLTSPIEDAVKSLSGVDKLVSTSSPSSMSINLRLKDSIEEDEIDDLYEKVNSIVINLERDLPTETENLSVVNHKVSSFWFTTLSVLNFNESSNIHQKWLSDTQKSLAKIRGVVEVSNWTSKPQIYIKFDQKKLSRYQVQINDLMANVVRRFAFLPLGTITKNGNEVSVEISNDVDGIRDIEDTIVNANASGKILRVKDIATVEYKIAEKETISFTNGKSAAVLVLFKDVDSDIITMKQDLEKMLIKLNKDSPKELEVLLTGDGPSFIEKQLRVLNSNGILGGILVVFILFIFFGLKSSLMTSFGLPLSYLATFTVLKLLGINIDLISVVGMLLIVGILVDDAIIVSELYMQKLEGGATPRQAAIDSSLETMLPIFGTVLTTVIAFAPILFTKSGLSDILMAIPWVVIAALTMSLLECFFILPNHLAHFVKTPIKEKKFSLFNKISRLYGVALSGALKWRYIVLVVLVGSLIGTFLVTKEKVPFKFNLRIGSERIKLDVVLKKSNSLKHTEEILKPLHEFLETIDKSKYAYVSTNIGRNWYNGVEQRGYRYAGIDLRFSEADENAVENREEIMKLLEKNLETFKTDEFEVLSLKKAKDGYDDKKENTFKLSTYMEGKVRDEAVIAEVKKTFSTIKGIKDVYIDPDLISTTWIFEPNKSALYGYGITPIDLSSKVQGFIRKTHIKEYRHNGEVVNIYGYIQDGKSLTFEQLSELSVNIGNGQIVKLRDLGLWKKVKSLKKIQHEGAKRALNFDLTYDEKVLKKEKISEIVKDKFPEIKKRLAGISFALEDADLQESKNSKAMMTMMITCVFLILFVLALILKSFVQPLIIGMAIPFGLIGVVWAFYFHSLPIDIMGMVGIMGMAGVVVNDSLIMVTTINNKKKLWFLTRDDIHSGAVSRFRAIILTSITTLGGVFPMAYGLGGDSGFTKSLALSMGWGLLFATGLTLFALPALLEIQRDSWRVLAKIKFLKNYFAEDNFEEVLLKNSSAEVIPSYQVEEKSLSENSLQ, from the coding sequence GTGAAGAGAATTGTCGAGTATTTCGTTGATAATAGTTTTATTGTTAACACTCTTAGTTTGGGAATGATTGTCATTGGACTCATTTCCTTATCTTCTATGCAAAGGGATCTTATTCCCCAGTGGAAAGACAAGAGAATTAGCATCACCGCAGCTCTTCCGGGAGCAACTCCTTATCAAGTGGAGCAATACTTAACAAGTCCTATAGAAGACGCTGTAAAGTCTCTTTCTGGGGTTGATAAGCTTGTTTCAACTTCTAGTCCAAGCTCAATGAGTATTAACCTAAGGCTGAAGGATTCAATCGAAGAGGATGAAATTGACGATCTCTATGAGAAAGTGAATTCAATTGTGATTAACTTAGAGAGAGATTTGCCAACTGAAACAGAAAATCTCTCAGTTGTTAATCATAAGGTTTCCTCTTTCTGGTTTACAACACTCTCTGTTCTAAATTTTAACGAATCAAGTAATATTCACCAAAAATGGTTGAGTGATACGCAGAAGTCTCTCGCTAAAATTAGGGGAGTTGTTGAAGTCTCTAATTGGACATCTAAGCCTCAAATTTATATTAAATTTGATCAAAAGAAGCTCTCTCGCTATCAAGTTCAAATTAATGATTTAATGGCAAACGTAGTGAGACGATTTGCTTTCTTACCTCTAGGGACAATAACAAAGAATGGTAACGAAGTTAGTGTTGAGATTAGTAATGATGTAGATGGAATAAGAGATATTGAAGATACGATTGTTAACGCCAATGCTAGTGGGAAGATTCTAAGAGTTAAGGATATCGCAACCGTTGAATATAAAATTGCAGAAAAAGAGACAATTAGTTTCACTAACGGTAAGTCTGCAGCAGTATTAGTTCTCTTTAAAGACGTTGATTCAGATATTATTACAATGAAGCAAGACTTAGAGAAAATGCTGATTAAATTGAATAAAGATTCCCCAAAGGAGTTAGAAGTTCTTTTAACGGGGGATGGTCCTTCATTTATTGAAAAGCAATTAAGAGTCTTAAACTCTAATGGAATTCTTGGGGGAATTCTTGTTGTTTTCATTCTCTTTATTTTCTTTGGCCTAAAGTCTTCACTAATGACTAGTTTTGGACTTCCTCTTTCATATCTCGCAACATTTACAGTATTAAAACTTCTAGGAATTAATATTGATTTGATCTCTGTGGTAGGGATGCTTTTAATTGTAGGAATTCTAGTTGATGACGCTATCATTGTTTCAGAACTCTATATGCAAAAACTTGAAGGAGGAGCAACACCAAGACAAGCGGCCATTGATTCATCTCTTGAGACGATGCTGCCAATCTTTGGAACAGTTCTAACTACAGTTATTGCTTTTGCTCCAATTCTTTTCACTAAGTCAGGGCTCTCCGATATTCTAATGGCCATTCCTTGGGTTGTTATAGCTGCTCTTACAATGAGTTTACTGGAGTGTTTTTTCATTCTTCCAAATCATTTGGCCCACTTTGTGAAAACTCCTATTAAAGAAAAGAAGTTCTCACTGTTTAATAAGATCTCAAGGCTCTACGGAGTAGCCCTTAGTGGTGCTCTGAAGTGGCGCTATATCGTTCTTGTTGTTCTAGTGGGATCTCTTATTGGAACCTTCCTTGTTACTAAGGAAAAAGTTCCTTTTAAATTCAATTTAAGAATTGGAAGTGAGAGAATTAAATTAGATGTTGTTCTAAAAAAGTCTAACTCATTAAAGCATACAGAAGAAATTTTAAAACCACTTCACGAATTCTTGGAGACAATTGATAAGAGTAAATACGCCTACGTCTCAACTAATATTGGTCGCAACTGGTATAACGGAGTTGAGCAGAGAGGCTACCGCTACGCAGGAATTGATCTTAGATTCTCTGAAGCGGATGAGAATGCCGTAGAAAATAGAGAAGAGATAATGAAGCTTCTTGAGAAGAACCTTGAAACTTTTAAAACAGATGAATTTGAAGTTCTAAGTCTTAAGAAAGCAAAAGATGGATACGACGATAAGAAAGAGAATACATTTAAACTTTCTACCTATATGGAAGGGAAGGTTAGAGATGAAGCCGTTATTGCAGAAGTAAAGAAGACTTTCAGTACAATAAAAGGCATTAAAGATGTCTATATTGATCCTGATTTAATCTCTACTACATGGATTTTTGAGCCTAATAAATCCGCCCTCTATGGATATGGTATTACTCCAATAGACCTAAGTTCTAAGGTTCAGGGGTTTATTAGGAAAACTCATATTAAAGAGTATCGTCATAACGGAGAAGTTGTAAATATCTACGGCTATATTCAAGATGGCAAGAGTCTCACTTTTGAGCAATTAAGTGAACTCTCAGTTAATATTGGTAATGGACAAATTGTTAAATTAAGAGACTTAGGACTTTGGAAGAAAGTTAAGTCTTTAAAGAAAATTCAGCACGAAGGAGCGAAGAGAGCTCTTAATTTTGATTTGACCTACGATGAGAAGGTCTTAAAGAAAGAAAAAATTAGTGAAATTGTTAAAGATAAATTTCCTGAAATTAAGAAGAGACTTGCGGGGATTAGTTTTGCTCTAGAAGATGCTGACCTTCAAGAATCTAAAAACTCTAAGGCCATGATGACGATGATGATCACTTGTGTTTTCTTAATTCTCTTTGTTCTCGCACTTATTTTAAAGTCATTCGTACAACCACTCATTATTGGTATGGCGATACCATTTGGTCTTATTGGAGTTGTTTGGGCATTTTACTTTCATTCACTTCCGATTGATATTATGGGAATGGTTGGAATTATGGGAATGGCCGGAGTTGTTGTTAATGATTCTCTGATTATGGTCACAACGATAAACAATAAGAAGAAATTGTGGTTTCTAACTCGAGACGATATTCACTCAGGAGCCGTTAGCCGTTTTAGGGCCATTATTCTCACTTCAATTACTACTCTTGGTGGAGTGTTTCCGATGGCCTATGGTTTAGGTGGAGACAGCGGATTTACAAAGTCGCTAGCGCTCTCTATGGGGTGGGGACTTCTCTTTGCAACAGGACTTACATTATTTGCACTACCTGCACTTCTTGAAATTCAAAGGGACTCTTGGAGAGTTCTTGCAAAGATTAAGTTCTTAAAAAATTACTTTGCTGAAGATAACTTTGAAGAAGTGCTTCTTAAGAATTCTTCTGCAGAAGTCATTCCTTCTTATCAAGTGGAAGAAAAATCTCTTAGTGAAAATTCACTTCAATAA
- a CDS encoding transporter substrate-binding domain-containing protein — translation MKIFLYYAISMVMSFNGLASQFNCGMALGYAPFQYVEKGEKQGIDAEIVAAFNEVGPHKINLIADKWDNLVSELYHIKGIDCLVGMEKSASRDKIFKFSTNIYKRSSSLVLLESNLNNTLESLAGKVVCGDKDSTLEYELVNLSKIPIRLMYMETKEKCMKALESGVVEAAIMPKRVAAHLSKKFKLKTKVILEAKKPIDVAIAFKKKDPVHLKEFNDQLRKLIQSTKFKDIFKSYN, via the coding sequence ATGAAGATATTTCTCTACTATGCGATTTCAATGGTGATGTCTTTTAACGGACTCGCCTCTCAGTTTAATTGTGGTATGGCCCTTGGCTATGCTCCTTTCCAGTATGTGGAAAAAGGTGAAAAACAAGGAATTGATGCGGAGATTGTCGCTGCTTTTAATGAAGTAGGTCCTCATAAAATTAATCTGATTGCGGATAAGTGGGATAATTTAGTTTCAGAGCTCTATCATATTAAAGGGATCGACTGCTTAGTTGGAATGGAGAAGTCGGCGAGTAGAGATAAGATTTTCAAATTTTCAACAAATATTTATAAGAGATCATCTTCCCTCGTTCTCTTAGAGAGTAACTTAAATAATACTTTGGAGTCTCTTGCTGGCAAAGTTGTTTGCGGAGATAAGGATTCAACTCTAGAATATGAACTAGTGAATCTTTCAAAAATTCCAATTCGTCTCATGTATATGGAAACTAAAGAGAAGTGTATGAAGGCCCTGGAGAGCGGAGTTGTTGAAGCGGCCATTATGCCTAAGAGAGTCGCAGCTCATCTTTCAAAGAAATTTAAATTAAAAACCAAAGTCATTCTTGAGGCAAAGAAACCTATAGATGTGGCAATTGCCTTTAAGAAGAAAGATCCAGTGCATTTGAAGGAGTTTAACGATCAATTAAGAAAGTTAATCCAGTCGACGAAATTTAAAGATATTTTTAAGAGTTATAATTAA
- a CDS encoding phosphatase domain-containing protein has protein sequence MKRPNLVHFLAIKTDDYISVKASCTMKEWHGPAVVDLSAITPKFPIQDFRLLRSSQFSIRLIGLDENKEQVFKKTYDSDHFGNFNFKIPLYGERKNIKVFQAYEIKKTKGLHIHLGSFIPIVIEGTKKLIICDFDKTLVDTKYSSTKEVYNSLTKPLSAFPTVSHSLELFTKYIDEGFHPFILSASPHFYEDSMRDWLYQNKVFTAGIFLKDYRRIFSLLEGELTPKDLKIQGLYKLNHLLDILMMTGIPDELVLMGDNFESDPIIYLTLFKVLQKEIEPWKLWQSLKKDPAFQFNKKQNSQVLSKFYQLGSMISAREENCKVKIYIRKKANEKEISINPVLKLDRDAIELYDGIPTPVKLTETPVL, from the coding sequence ATGAAAAGACCAAACCTTGTACATTTTTTAGCTATCAAAACTGATGATTATATTTCAGTGAAGGCATCTTGCACGATGAAAGAATGGCATGGGCCTGCAGTAGTAGACCTCTCGGCCATTACCCCCAAGTTTCCCATACAAGACTTTCGTCTCTTAAGATCATCTCAATTTAGTATCCGTCTTATTGGACTTGATGAAAATAAAGAACAAGTTTTTAAAAAGACTTATGACTCTGATCACTTTGGAAACTTCAACTTTAAAATCCCTCTCTACGGCGAGAGAAAGAATATAAAAGTCTTTCAGGCCTATGAAATAAAGAAGACTAAGGGCCTTCATATTCATCTTGGAAGTTTTATTCCAATAGTTATAGAAGGTACAAAGAAGCTCATTATATGTGACTTCGATAAGACACTAGTGGATACTAAGTACTCAAGTACCAAAGAAGTCTACAACTCCCTCACGAAACCTCTTTCAGCATTTCCAACAGTCTCACATAGTCTAGAGCTTTTTACAAAGTACATAGACGAGGGCTTTCACCCATTTATTCTATCGGCGTCTCCACACTTCTATGAAGATTCAATGAGAGATTGGCTCTATCAGAATAAGGTTTTCACTGCCGGAATTTTTCTAAAAGATTACCGCCGAATTTTTTCTCTTTTAGAAGGTGAGCTCACCCCAAAGGATTTAAAGATCCAAGGACTTTATAAATTAAATCACTTACTTGATATTTTAATGATGACAGGAATTCCCGACGAGCTCGTTCTCATGGGTGATAATTTTGAGTCAGACCCAATAATTTATTTAACTCTATTTAAAGTATTACAAAAAGAAATTGAACCTTGGAAATTGTGGCAGTCTCTAAAAAAAGATCCGGCCTTTCAATTCAACAAAAAGCAAAACTCTCAAGTATTAAGTAAGTTCTATCAATTAGGCTCTATGATTTCTGCCCGTGAAGAAAATTGCAAAGTGAAAATTTATATTAGAAAGAAGGCCAATGAAAAAGAAATTTCCATTAACCCTGTTTTAAAATTAGATAGAGATGCTATTGAGCTCTACGATGGAATTCCTACACCAGTTAAGCTAACAGAAACCCCGGTGCTGTAA
- a CDS encoding phosphate/phosphite/phosphonate ABC transporter substrate-binding protein codes for MFTMKKATLLLALFATLFIGCVKEEKLGSANNPVKLYFTPSVDADTIASNSQEFIQFLEKETGLVFKTGIPTNYIAVVEAFGSSRADIGVMNSFGYILANQKYGATAKLRVLRYGHDYYQGQIVAHVDSGINSVKDLQGKKFAFTDPSSTSGYMFPLKIIKDNDIELSNTTFGIKHDNVITMVYQKQVDAGATYYSAPSEDGKIRDARDRVRTQFPDVEEKVKIVTITEKIPNDPFVFRKDLDPTITKNFIAAVKKFIATDAGKKIFKNIYSVEGIVDTTDADYDGLRSMIKSVGIDIESKLK; via the coding sequence ATGTTTACGATGAAGAAAGCAACTCTTCTTCTTGCCCTCTTTGCGACCCTTTTTATTGGTTGCGTGAAAGAAGAAAAACTTGGTTCTGCCAATAACCCTGTAAAGCTCTACTTTACTCCATCAGTTGACGCTGACACTATTGCCTCAAATTCTCAGGAATTTATTCAATTCCTAGAAAAAGAAACTGGTCTTGTTTTCAAAACAGGTATCCCAACAAATTACATTGCTGTTGTAGAAGCTTTTGGATCAAGCAGAGCTGACATCGGTGTGATGAACTCTTTTGGTTACATCCTAGCAAACCAAAAGTACGGAGCAACTGCAAAACTTAGAGTTCTCCGTTACGGACACGACTACTACCAAGGGCAAATTGTTGCTCACGTTGATAGTGGAATTAACTCAGTTAAAGATCTTCAAGGTAAGAAGTTTGCTTTTACTGACCCGTCATCAACTTCTGGATATATGTTTCCTCTAAAAATTATTAAAGACAATGATATCGAGCTTTCAAATACAACTTTTGGGATTAAGCACGATAACGTAATCACAATGGTCTACCAAAAGCAGGTTGATGCTGGTGCAACTTACTACTCTGCTCCTTCTGAAGATGGAAAGATTAGAGATGCAAGAGACAGAGTTAGAACTCAGTTTCCAGACGTTGAAGAGAAAGTAAAAATCGTAACTATCACTGAAAAAATTCCAAATGACCCATTTGTTTTTAGAAAGGATCTTGATCCAACAATTACAAAGAACTTTATAGCAGCTGTTAAGAAATTTATTGCAACAGATGCAGGAAAGAAAATCTTCAAAAACATTTATAGTGTTGAAGGTATAGTTGATACTACTGATGCGGATTACGATGGACTTAGATCAATGATTAAGTCTGTTGGAATTGATATTGAATCTAAACTTAAATAA
- the phnE gene encoding phosphonate ABC transporter, permease protein PhnE, producing MTTLIQDAIPGENKGAGLKKAKKVTRAYAIDLFLWSYMVLASWKIIYEKIFIGARYATFTWSQPLLAVGIGAVVALGLFFTRVSIGRAVSGLYESRPERTVLSEPYTILGYVLLVITFISGIFISQVSITEFLSSSGLHGARRIFTALFNPNFAIIEGALFAAIETIYMAFIATILALPMAFVIAFFAARNLMNGSKLTMVIYSLVRFFLNVSRSIEPLVWAIIFSVWVGIGPFAGMLALWLHSVSSLSKLYSEQIENISNGPIEAMTATGAHPIQVIWFGVVPQIVLPYLSFTIYRWDINVRMATVIGLVGGGGIGTMLMQYQGLAKWNEVGLLVIIIAAIVWIMDYLSSKIREAIK from the coding sequence ATGACAACGTTAATACAAGATGCAATTCCAGGCGAAAATAAAGGCGCAGGCCTTAAGAAAGCAAAGAAAGTAACAAGGGCCTATGCCATTGATCTCTTTCTTTGGTCATACATGGTTCTAGCTTCATGGAAGATTATCTATGAGAAAATTTTCATTGGTGCAAGATATGCTACTTTCACATGGAGCCAACCTCTTCTAGCAGTAGGAATTGGTGCAGTAGTAGCACTAGGTCTCTTCTTCACAAGAGTATCAATTGGTAGAGCTGTTTCAGGACTTTATGAAAGTAGACCAGAGAGAACAGTTCTCTCCGAGCCTTACACAATACTTGGTTATGTTCTCTTAGTGATTACTTTTATTTCAGGGATATTTATCTCTCAAGTTAGTATAACAGAGTTTCTTTCTTCAAGTGGACTTCACGGAGCAAGAAGAATCTTCACGGCTTTATTTAATCCAAATTTTGCTATTATTGAAGGTGCTTTATTTGCGGCCATTGAAACTATCTACATGGCATTCATTGCGACAATACTTGCTCTTCCAATGGCATTTGTCATAGCATTCTTTGCAGCAAGAAACTTAATGAATGGTTCTAAGCTTACAATGGTTATCTACAGCTTAGTAAGATTCTTTCTAAACGTTTCAAGATCAATCGAGCCACTTGTTTGGGCGATTATCTTCTCTGTTTGGGTTGGTATTGGACCTTTCGCTGGTATGTTGGCCCTTTGGCTTCACTCTGTATCATCGCTTTCAAAGCTATACTCAGAACAAATTGAGAATATTTCAAATGGTCCAATTGAAGCAATGACAGCAACTGGTGCTCACCCAATCCAAGTTATTTGGTTTGGAGTTGTTCCACAGATCGTTCTTCCATATCTTTCGTTTACAATCTACCGTTGGGATATCAACGTTAGAATGGCGACTGTAATTGGTCTAGTTGGTGGTGGTGGTATTGGTACAATGCTTATGCAATACCAAGGTCTCGCCAAGTGGAATGAAGTAGGACTTCTAGTAATCATTATCGCAGCAATCGTTTGGATAATGGATTACCTCTCTTCTAAAATTAGAGAAGCTATTAAATAA